The following coding sequences are from one Chondrinema litorale window:
- a CDS encoding group III truncated hemoglobin, translating to MKDIENNSDIQLLVDEFYKKVNEDELLSPIFNEIAQVNWKDHLPKMYKFWSKLLLGENEYQGSPFDKHIQLPIGENHFNRWIQLFLETLDAHFAGSKATEARLKAQNIANIFNFKMKTIQASGYIH from the coding sequence ATGAAAGACATAGAGAATAATTCAGACATACAATTACTAGTAGACGAGTTTTATAAAAAAGTAAATGAGGATGAATTACTTTCCCCAATTTTTAATGAAATAGCTCAAGTAAATTGGAAGGATCATTTACCTAAAATGTATAAGTTCTGGTCTAAGTTATTATTAGGAGAAAATGAATATCAAGGCAGTCCCTTTGATAAACATATCCAATTACCAATAGGAGAAAATCATTTTAATAGGTGGATCCAATTATTTCTTGAAACTTTAGATGCACATTTTGCTGGAAGTAAAGCAACAGAAGCTCGATTGAAAGCACAAAACATTGCTAATATCTTTAACTTTAAGATGAAAACTATTCAGGCATCTGGCTATATACACTAA